CAGCTTCACCACCTTTATTATTGAGAAGATGAGGAAATATTAGAAGtttatgtaaagaaaatgacaaggcAAATCGGACGCTTACCTCAGGTTGATTTGCAGATACTGCTGTATGCAATGCATTGTTTCCTTCCTCGTCCTTACTGTGCAGCATCTCTTCTTTGTTGAAGTATCGAAGCCATCCTAACAACACTTTAAAGGCATTCAAACTCTTGTTTTTGATGGCGACATGGATAGCAGTTTCAGATTTAACAGTCAAATCTTCTATTGATGATGGACAAACACGCAAAAACTCATCCAAACTGGATTCATCATCTAGTTGAGCTGCATAGTGCAAAGGAGTAACCATTCCCTTTGCTTTAACACGGACAAGCTCACTGTCATGTTTTATCAACCATGATACAATTTTCTGGTACTGCAACTCCAAATCCGGATCACAAGGATTCAGCCCTTCCTGCAGCTGCTGCTTCCCTTCCAAAGCCAAATGGAGGGGGCTACGCCCAAGATGGTCTCGCTTCAGAGCAAATGATGGCATTAAGTTTAGTATTTCCTTGGCGAAATTGATCTTTCCTTGGCTTACAGCTGTGTGTAAGGGAGTAGTCACAAATAGTATCTTATCAATATCCCCCAAAACATTTAGATCCTTCATAagtt
This sequence is a window from Mangifera indica cultivar Alphonso chromosome 20, CATAS_Mindica_2.1, whole genome shotgun sequence. Protein-coding genes within it:
- the LOC123204359 gene encoding ankyrin repeat-containing protein BDA1-like, whose amino-acid sequence is MGINSFDDQRLKGLQDLATVGDVDKLFSELMKDLNVLGDIDKILFVTTPLHTAVSQGKINFAKEILNLMPSFALKRDHLGRSPLHLALEGKQQLQEGLNPCDPDLELQYQKIVSWLIKHDSELVRVKAKGMVTPLHYAAQLDDESSLDEFLRVCPSSIEDLTVKSETAIHVAIKNKSLNAFKVLLGWLRYFNKEEMLHSKDEEGNNALHTAVSANQPEVVKLLIGCMKVNIENSNGLTALDMFKERHAEGLVDAAVGDILLTAKAKTASELHEIEGISYCAPAFPIQ